A stretch of DNA from Nitrosopumilus zosterae:
AATCAATCCTAGACTTTCTCGATCTTCTGCCCTTGCAAGTAAAGCAACTGGATATCCATTAGCATACATGTCTGCAAAAATTGGATTAGGTTACAATTTATCTGAACTAGTAAATCGAATTACAAAAAATACTACTGCATGTTTTGAACCTTCTCTTGATTATATCGTGTGCAAACATCCTAGATGGGATTTTGAAAAATTTGAACTCGTTAACAGAAGACTTGGACCTACAATGAAATCAGTTGGAGAAGTTATGGCTGTAGGGAGAACATTTGAGGAATCATTTCAAAAAGCAATACGAATGTTAGATATTGGAAATGATGGACTTGTCCTAAACCGTACAAACGGAAAAACATACTCCGAAGAAGAAATTGAAGATAAACTAACTCATCATGATGATCACATTTTGTACAATGTTGCCATTGCACTAAAAATGGGGATCTCCGTTGAGCGCATCTACAAACTTTCTACAATTGATCCTTGGTTTATTGAAAAAATCAAAAATATTGTTGATGTTGAATCAAAACTAAAAACTTCTGAACTTGATACATCTCTTCTTTGGGAAGCCAAAAAAATGGGATTTTCAGACAAGCAAATAGCAAGAGCTAAAGGATTCATTCCTGATGATATACGAAATTTACGTAAGAAATTAGGTGTATTGCCCTCTGTAAAACAAATTGACACACTTGCAGCAGAATGGCCTGCAGTAACCAATTACCTCTATCTTACCTATGGTGGACATGCTCATGATATTCAAATTCCATCTGATGAAAAAGGAATTGTAGTCCTTGGGGCTGGTCCTTACAGAATTGGCAGTAGTGTTGAATTTGATTGGGGTACAGTCAATATGGTTTGGGGATTACAGGAAAATGGTGAGAAAAGTGTTTCAGTTGTTAATTGTAATCCTGAAACAGTATCTACAGATTATGATATCTGCACCCGACTATACTTTGAAGAACTAACCCAAGAAAGGATTTTAGATATTGTAGAATTTGAACATCCAAGAGGTGTTATTACATGTGTAGGGGGGCAAACTGCAAATAATCTAACACCTGGTCTTGCACAACATGGTGTAAATATTTTGGGCACTAGCGCACACGATGTAGATAGAGCAGAAAACCGTTCAAAGTTTAGTGCAGAACTTGACAAACTTCACATTAAACAACCCCGTTGGCAAGCATTCTCAAATCTTACTGAAGCCAAAAACTTTGCACAAGAGGTTGAATTTCCAGTAATTGTAAGACCTTCTTACGTTCTTTCTGGTGCCGCAATGAAAGTTGTTTGGTCTCAAGATGAATTAAAAACATATGTTAAAGAAGCCACTGATGTTTCTCCAGATCATCCCGTTGTAATCTCAAAATTCATGTTAAATTCTCTTGAAGTGGATGTAGATGGTATAAGCAATGGAAAAGAAGTAGTCATCGGTGCAATCGTTGAACATATTGACAGTGCAGGTGTTCATTCTGGAGATGCAATGATGTGTATTCCGCCATGGAGATTAAGCAATAAAATTATTGAAACAATAAGTGAATATACCAAAAAAATAGCATTAACGTTTAATGTTAAAGGACCATTCAATCTACAATTTTTAGTTCATGATGATCGTGTCTATGTAATTGAATTAAACATTAGAGCTTCACGCTCTATGCCGTTTGTATCAAAATTAGTAAAAACAAATCTCATATCACTTGCAGCAAAGGCAATTCTAGACAAACCTCTTCCTAAAATACCTGAAAACAAATGGCAAAAGATTCACAACTATGGAATCAAGGTCCCCCAATTCTCATTTATGCAATTAGAAGGCGCCGATATTGCCTTAGGTGTTGAAATGCAATCCACCGGGGAAGCTGCATGTTTTGGAAACAGCTTCTATGATGCATTATCAAAAGGATTGACTTCTGTTGGGTATAATCTTCCAGATAAAGGAACTGCACTTGTTACAGTGGGTGGTGCTCAAAACAAAGAAAAACTTGTTTCCAGTATTGCAAAACTAAAACAGTTGGGATTTAAAATTTTGGCAACAGAACATACGGCCGAATACTTTGAAGAAAAAGTAGGCCAAGTTGAAATTGTTCACAAAATTTCTGAACCCGAAAGAAAACCAAACATTGCTGATCTTCTTTATGAACGAAAGATTGATTTTATCATAAACATTCCAAGTACGTCTACATTGGAAAAATACGTTGGAATGCTAGATGATGAATATCAAATCAGACGGAAATCTTTGGAACTGGGAATTCCCGTTCTTACTACTATTGAATTGGCAGATTCTTTTGTTAAAACTTTGGAGTGGCTTAAAACAAATCAAACTACCAAAGAACCAATTGAATCCTATGACAAGTATGATTGATGATATTTTAAATCACAAAACTTGTTTAATGATTGTTTCATCTCCTAATATCACTCCGTCTAACGAAACAATTTTTGCTGACAAAATTTCCAATCTTTCTATTATCGGTGAAATGGATTTTTTGTAATATTTTTTGTGTGTGGCATAAAAATACCTGTTAAATGATGGAACAATAATGATTTCCAATTCTCCTGATTTTGATGGGAATATTTTTTGTTTTTCTGTTTTTAGTGAAACCCACACTCTCTGTCCGTTCATTATCGAATCTTCTTGGAAAAATACTGGATGAATGTGTCCCATAATGATTTTATCAATATGAGAAAAGTTCTCTGATGGCATTGTATGCCCATGTGTTAGTAAAACATTCTCTTCAATCATTCCTGTTGAACTAATCATGGAAATCTTGTTTGGGATTAGTTTTTGAATATTTGCATCATGGTTTCCTGGAATCAATACGATGTCACATTTTTTCCCAATCTCTTCAAAAAATAATGGGACTTCCTCCCATTCATTTCTTGATATGTTCTTTATGCTTGATTTTATGTCTCCCAGTAGAATTACTGAATCAGGATTCTCTGAATCAATAATTTCTGATATCTCTTGAATTGTTTCATTAATTGTTGAATGTTTTCCAATGAATATTTCATTTGATTTTAGTGTATTTTCAAATCCCAAATGAATGTCAGTCACAATGAGATTCTTTTTCTCTCCTTCTAAAATCAATGCGGGTTTGGATGGAATAATTCTTGTTTGCAGCATCAAAGTTATACTGTACATATCTGATTAAATCCTTATGAACAAAGACTTTGATAGAGTTGAAGTTCTAGTTTCTGAAAAACGTGTAAAATTACATGTTTTTCAACCTAGTCAAAGAAAAATTTGGACTGTAGTTGGAAAAGGTGAGGAGCACTGGCTTGATCCAAATGGAAGTTATTGTTCTTGTCCTGGATTCTATTTTGGTCAACTAAATGGAAAGAATACTTGTTATCATCTTGACTCTGTAAAATTAGCTCAAAAAGAAAATAAAATTGAAAAAATCATTTTTTCTGATGATGAATTTGATGATTTTCTTTTTGGATTAATTTCCGATTTGTAACTATTTTTTATTCGAATGTATTAATAACTAGAAATTATATCATACACTATGAATGATGAACAACAGAATTCTGAAATTGAGAAAATTGCAAATTTAATGGTTCATGATGGGATTTCCCCTGATGAACAAGATGAAGCAAAATTAGAAAAATACAAAAATATGATTAAAGAAGATTGCACTCTTGATGATGAATCATCTATGAAATTAGTTTATGAAACATTACTTTACCGAAAATTAAAAAATTCTGATTCTGGTGATATTTTAGAAAAAGGCAATGATTTTGGTGCGGGATTCAGTTAGTTATTCTAACTGAATAGTGTCTATGTCTTCTTTCGAAACACCTTTCCAGAGTCCAATCATTCCTTCTGGTTTCACTTCCTCGATTTTGGTAATTTCTTGAATTTTTATATGATCTGGGTTTGGTGGCATCCATAGCATTGCCATATAATCTCCAACATTTCCAACTTTATTTGGTAATGCCATCACAACTTTATCACTAGAAAACCCTTTTGTAGTGAGTGCATTCATTGCTTTTTCTTTAAGATCCATTCTTCCGTGTAAGAATAGGTACACGTCCTTCTGAGTATCAATTTCTGTCATAAATTAACTGGTTTTCTAAACTAAATCAATCTTTCTTGATCTAATCACTGCCATAAAGGGTTAAATTAGAATGGGCAAAAATTTTAACTGTGAAAATCTTTACTGTTGGTAGCAAATCTTTTGTTACTAGTTTCCAATTAGCTGGAGTTCCAGGTATTATTTCTGAAACTCCTCAAAAGGCTTTGGATGAAATTAAGAGATTAACAGATGATTCTGATGTTGGACTAGTTTTGGTTAGTGATGATATAACTGAACCAATTAATGATGAATTAACAGCATTGAGGGCAGAGAAATCCACTTTAGTTTTTGCATTACCTGCAACTGGAAGTGAAAAAACTGAAGTCGATTACAGAGTAATGTTGAAAAAGATTCTAGGTGTATGATTGTTTAATCTACTTATATTCAATTTTTCAATGATTTATCATGAAAACTGCATCAGTTAAAGAACCATCTGTTATTACTGTCGATGAAACTGAAAGGCCATCATTAGGCAATGGTGATGTTTTGGTACAAATGAACGCGTGTGGGATATGTGGTTCTGATTTGGAAAAAGTCTTTGGCCAATATGGCCAACCTTCCATGCGATTAGGTCATGAGCCATCTGGTATTATTTTAGATGTGGGTTCTGATGTTGTTGAATTTAAAAAAGGCGATCGTGTTTTTACACATCATCATGTTCCTTGTTACGATTGTCATTTGTGTAATCATGGAAATGAAACGATGTGTCCAAAATACTATGAAACAAATCTCTTTCCGTGTGGTTTGTCTGAAGAATATGTTGTTCCTGAATGGAATGTTTCTCATGGCGGTATTTTGAAAATCTCTGATTCTATAAGTTTTGAAGAAGCAGCCATGATAGAACCTCTCGCTTGTTGTGTGCGAGCATGGAGTAAATTTCATTATCATGAACACGATTCGACTGCAATTTTTGGTGTAGGTCCTACTGGTATGATGCACGTAATGCTTGCACACGTAAAAAAATTCTCAAAAATTTTCTGCTTTGATGTAAATGGTTTTAGGTTAGATTTTGCAAAAAAATTTAACATTACCGATTCCATTAACTCTATGGATGAAAATAGAAAACAAAAAATTTTGGATGGTACTGGAGGAAGAGGAGTCGATGTGGCAATTGTTGCTACAAGTAGTCTCAAAGCACTTGAAGATGCTATAGATATGGTTCGAAAAGGGGGAACTGTCATGATGTTTGGTGTTCCTTCAAAGGATTCACAACTAAATTTGGACATGAGCAAAATTTATTCCAAAGAAATCACACTAGTGACTAGCTATGCCGCTTCAGACAAAGACACAAAAGAAGCCCTTGAGTTAATCGAATCTTCAAAAATTGATGTTAAACAATTAATCACTCATACTTATTCTATTGTTGATTCACAAAAGGCATTTGACCATGCGCATACTGGTGAAAACGCAATGAAGATAATCATCACCAAATAAGAAAGGCTTAAGAAAGGTATTTCGATTATTTCAAATTCGATGATATATGGATTGGGGATTAAAAAATAGAATTTCTGGTATTATTAAACCACAAAATAATCGTGCTTTGATGTTAGCTGTAGATCATGGCTATTTTCTTGGTCCAACTGAAAAATTAGAGGATCCAAAAAAGGTAATCGCGCCTCTCTTGAAGCACTGTGATTCATTGATGCTTACAAGGGGTGTTCAAAGAGCATGTGTTCCGGCAACAACTAACACGCCAATGGTGTTGAGAGTTTCTGGCGGATCTAGCATTATTGGTGAGGATTTATCTCAAGAAGATATCACAGTATCCATTGAGGATGCAATTAGACTAAATGCTAGTGCACTTGCAATGTCTATCTTTGTTGGCTCAAAATATGAATATCAAACTATTGCAAATCTTGGAAAATTAGTTAATGAAGCTGCAAAATATGGACTTCCAGTTTTAGCTGTAACTGCAGTAGGCAAAGAACTCGGAAAAGATGCTAGATATCTGTCACTTGCTTGTCGAGTTGCAGCTGAACAAGGTGCACATATTGTCAAAACTTACTATTGTGATAATTTCGAAAAAGTTGTTCAATCATGCCCTGTGCCAATAATTGTTGCAGGGGGCAAAAAAATCCCGGAACGTGATGCATTGCAATTAACATACAATGCAATCAAAGGTGGTGCAGTTGGTGTTGATATGGGGAGGAACATCTGGCAATCTGAACATCCAGTTTCAATGATTAAAGCAGTTAGAGCAATTGTACATGGAAATCAAAATGTGGATCAGGCATTCAAACTTTATAAAAAACTAGTAAGCGAAGAACCAAAACAAAAATCAAACACACAAAAGAAACCATTCAATCCTAATCAAAAGAAATCAAACACACAAAAGAAACCATTCAATCCTAATCAAAAGAAATCAAACACACAAAAGAAACCATTCAATCCTAATCAAAAGAAATCAAACACACAAAAGAAACCATTCAATCCTAATCAAAAGAAATCAAATCCTCCTAATCAAACTAAAAAATAATATCTCATCCAATTTTTGATAAATGAATGTGTACAATTTTCCACGTTGGTTGTTTTACTAATACAAATGTCGCACGTCCAGTAATTATCATATGTTCTCCTGTGTATGCCTTAGTATCAACTAGCATTCCTTTCTGAATCAATCCCATTGCTACAATTGCTGTGTCTCCAAAGATGCTGATTTTTGGACTCTTAATTTCATAACTGTAATCAGATATGCTTACAAATTTTAGTTCTTCAAGCTCAATTGTGTTTTGATAATCTTTTAGATCATAGGGTGGCAAATCACTGAAACTAGAAAATTTTGAATCATTCAGATGAATTTCTTTTAATATTGACAAATCTTTTGTAATTCCAGCTTGAAATAATGTTTCAATGACATTGATGATTTCTTCATTATCAGACAAAACAATCAATATCAGATATGAAAATTCTCAGTTTAAGTCTTCTGTGTAATTGAGCACAAAAAAACAATCATTTTCAGAGAATCTTTATTAATTATCAAATGGGTGATTTTATGATTTCAATGTGTGTGCAATTAACAGGAACCTTTGACAAAAAATTATCTGTTGTTTTTCTACTGTAAAACACACTCAAAATTTACTAGGTTAAAATTATGGCGAATGATTTAATGAATAAAATGGAAACTATGATGGGTGCAAAAGCCTTGATGATGGCTATGGAAAAAGAAGGCGTTAAACAAGTATTTGGTTTGCCTGGAGGGGCTAATCTTCCAATGTATGATGAATTTGCTAGATGTAATATTAGACATATTTTGGTTAGACATGAGCAATCAGCAGCTCATATGGCTGATGGCTTTGGTAGAGTTAGTAGAAAGGCCGGTGTTTGTTTTGCAACATCTGGACCTGGTGCTACCAATATCTTGACGGGAATTGCAACAGCTCAAGCTGATTCTGCACCGATGATTGCAGTAACTGGTCAAGTACCTGTTGCCATGATTGGAAGAGATGCATTTCAAGAAAGTGATATTATTGGCATGGCAAATCCTGTTGTAAAATATGCATTCCAACCTAGAACCGCTGCCGAAATTCCAGAAGTTGTGAAAAAAGGATTTTTCATTGCAGAAACTGGAAGACCTGGACCTGTATTAATTGACATCCCAAAAGATGTTCAAACAAATGAAGCAGAAATGGTATTTCCAGAAGAATTTAAAATTCAAGGATATCATCCATGGGCTGATCCTGATATTGTTAATGTTGAAAAAGCAATTGATATGTTACTTCATTCTGAAAAACCAATTATCTTAGCTGGTGGTGGAACAATCATCTCATCAGCTTTTGCTGAATTACAAGCTATTGCAGAAGCCTTGATGCTTCCTGTAGTAACCACGTTCAAAGGCAAGGGGGCATTTCCTGAAAATCATCCTTTATCATTAGGTCCAATTGGAATGCATGGTCATGCTGAGGCGAATAAAATGATGGCAGAAGCTGATTGTGTGTTGGCAATTGGAACAAGATTTTCTGATAGATCTGTCGGGACATTTGAAGCCTTTGAAAAGAGATTAAAAATTATTCATATGGACGTAGATCCAGCAGAAATTGGAAAGAATCAAACTGCACAAATAGCTGTAGTTGGAGATGTTAGAGCATCACTTAGAATAATGGTCAAGTTGCTTTTACAACGAGCAATTAAAAAAACAGAAGAAACTCCTTGGATTAAACATGTTAAAGAAACCAAAGCATACTGGAAGGAAAACTTGAAGCTTCATCCAGGTGAATTAGGTGCAGCAAAAATATTGCGTAAACTTCGTGAATTATTACCAAAAGAATCTATTGTAACTACGGAAGTTGGGCAACACCAAATGTGGGCATCTCTATTCTATGATGTAATTCAACCTGGAACTTTCTTTAGTTCTACTGGTCTTGGTACTATGGGCTGGGGATTTCCTGCAGCAATTGGTGCTAAAGTTGCAAAACCTGATGTTCCTGTAGTTGACATTGCAGGAGATGGAAGTTTTAGTATGACTGAAAATTCTCTTGCAACTGCTGTGTTGGAAGATATTCCTGTAATTGTATTTATTTTAAACAATTCCTCATTGGGAATGGTTGCGCAATGGCAGAGAACTTTCTATGATAGAAGAATGAATGGTGTTGACCAAGGTCATTGTCCTGATTATGTTAAATTAGCAGAATCTTATGGCGCACAAGGGATACGCGCACAATCAATGGATGAGCTTGACAAAGCAATCAAAACTGCATTGAGCAGTGATATTGCAACTGTAATTGATATTCCAATTGATCCTGAAGAGGACGTGTTGCCATTTGTAGCTCCAGGAACCTCGCTTTCGGATATGATTTTACCTTCATAGTGATTTACCATGTGGGCAATTCTTTCTATTTTAGTTGAAAACAAACCTGGGATCTTGTTTAAAGTCACACATCTTTTCAGATCCAGAAACTTCAATATTGATAGCATTTCCGTAGGCGTTACTGAAAATCCTGAATTCTCAAAAATGACTATTACCACATACGGTGATGAAAAACAAGTAGAACAAATTGTAAAACAACTTGATAAAATGATCGATACTGTAAAAGTTGAACATTTGGATGAGCATAAAACAGTATATCGCGAACTGAGTATTTTTAAGATAAAACTCAGTAATGCTAATGATAGTATGGAAATTAACA
This window harbors:
- the ilvN gene encoding acetolactate synthase small subunit: MWAILSILVENKPGILFKVTHLFRSRNFNIDSISVGVTENPEFSKMTITTYGDEKQVEQIVKQLDKMIDTVKVEHLDEHKTVYRELSIFKIKLSNANDSMEINKLANAYGGKVHDVKRDSIMVELTATPDQIQAFEELAKPFGIIDVARTGVAALQRSGA
- the ilvB gene encoding biosynthetic-type acetolactate synthase large subunit — encoded protein: MNKMETMMGAKALMMAMEKEGVKQVFGLPGGANLPMYDEFARCNIRHILVRHEQSAAHMADGFGRVSRKAGVCFATSGPGATNILTGIATAQADSAPMIAVTGQVPVAMIGRDAFQESDIIGMANPVVKYAFQPRTAAEIPEVVKKGFFIAETGRPGPVLIDIPKDVQTNEAEMVFPEEFKIQGYHPWADPDIVNVEKAIDMLLHSEKPIILAGGGTIISSAFAELQAIAEALMLPVVTTFKGKGAFPENHPLSLGPIGMHGHAEANKMMAEADCVLAIGTRFSDRSVGTFEAFEKRLKIIHMDVDPAEIGKNQTAQIAVVGDVRASLRIMVKLLLQRAIKKTEETPWIKHVKETKAYWKENLKLHPGELGAAKILRKLRELLPKESIVTTEVGQHQMWASLFYDVIQPGTFFSSTGLGTMGWGFPAAIGAKVAKPDVPVVDIAGDGSFSMTENSLATAVLEDIPVIVFILNNSSLGMVAQWQRTFYDRRMNGVDQGHCPDYVKLAESYGAQGIRAQSMDELDKAIKTALSSDIATVIDIPIDPEEDVLPFVAPGTSLSDMILPS
- the lsrF gene encoding 3-hydroxy-5-phosphonooxypentane-2,4-dione thiolase — encoded protein: MDWGLKNRISGIIKPQNNRALMLAVDHGYFLGPTEKLEDPKKVIAPLLKHCDSLMLTRGVQRACVPATTNTPMVLRVSGGSSIIGEDLSQEDITVSIEDAIRLNASALAMSIFVGSKYEYQTIANLGKLVNEAAKYGLPVLAVTAVGKELGKDARYLSLACRVAAEQGAHIVKTYYCDNFEKVVQSCPVPIIVAGGKKIPERDALQLTYNAIKGGAVGVDMGRNIWQSEHPVSMIKAVRAIVHGNQNVDQAFKLYKKLVSEEPKQKSNTQKKPFNPNQKKSNTQKKPFNPNQKKSNTQKKPFNPNQKKSNTQKKPFNPNQKKSNPPNQTKK
- a CDS encoding metallophosphoesterase — protein: MLQTRIIPSKPALILEGEKKNLIVTDIHLGFENTLKSNEIFIGKHSTINETIQEISEIIDSENPDSVILLGDIKSSIKNISRNEWEEVPLFFEEIGKKCDIVLIPGNHDANIQKLIPNKISMISSTGMIEENVLLTHGHTMPSENFSHIDKIIMGHIHPVFFQEDSIMNGQRVWVSLKTEKQKIFPSKSGELEIIIVPSFNRYFYATHKKYYKKSISPIIERLEILSAKIVSLDGVILGDETIIKQVL
- a CDS encoding V-type ATP synthase subunit F; this translates as MKIFTVGSKSFVTSFQLAGVPGIISETPQKALDEIKRLTDDSDVGLVLVSDDITEPINDELTALRAEKSTLVFALPATGSEKTEVDYRVMLKKILGV
- the carB gene encoding carbamoyl-phosphate synthase (glutamine-hydrolyzing) large subunit encodes the protein MREDGLSSVLINPNIATIQTDTRFADQVYLLPVNREYVESIIEKERPDGIMLAYGGQTALNCGVGLEESGILQKYNVQVLGTQIKGIQRTEDRQLFKDSMNECNVPVLKSKTVTNFDDAKKIAEELEYPVIVRVAYTLGGRGGGVAYNEIELHEIVERGFKASLVGQVLIEEYIGHWKQIEYEVMQDYGGNNVIVCNMENVLSMKAHTGDNIVVAPSQTIDNHEYHMLRSAALRATKHVGIVGECNIQYALEPKSDRYVAIEINPRLSRSSALASKATGYPLAYMSAKIGLGYNLSELVNRITKNTTACFEPSLDYIVCKHPRWDFEKFELVNRRLGPTMKSVGEVMAVGRTFEESFQKAIRMLDIGNDGLVLNRTNGKTYSEEEIEDKLTHHDDHILYNVAIALKMGISVERIYKLSTIDPWFIEKIKNIVDVESKLKTSELDTSLLWEAKKMGFSDKQIARAKGFIPDDIRNLRKKLGVLPSVKQIDTLAAEWPAVTNYLYLTYGGHAHDIQIPSDEKGIVVLGAGPYRIGSSVEFDWGTVNMVWGLQENGEKSVSVVNCNPETVSTDYDICTRLYFEELTQERILDIVEFEHPRGVITCVGGQTANNLTPGLAQHGVNILGTSAHDVDRAENRSKFSAELDKLHIKQPRWQAFSNLTEAKNFAQEVEFPVIVRPSYVLSGAAMKVVWSQDELKTYVKEATDVSPDHPVVISKFMLNSLEVDVDGISNGKEVVIGAIVEHIDSAGVHSGDAMMCIPPWRLSNKIIETISEYTKKIALTFNVKGPFNLQFLVHDDRVYVIELNIRASRSMPFVSKLVKTNLISLAAKAILDKPLPKIPENKWQKIHNYGIKVPQFSFMQLEGADIALGVEMQSTGEAACFGNSFYDALSKGLTSVGYNLPDKGTALVTVGGAQNKEKLVSSIAKLKQLGFKILATEHTAEYFEEKVGQVEIVHKISEPERKPNIADLLYERKIDFIINIPSTSTLEKYVGMLDDEYQIRRKSLELGIPVLTTIELADSFVKTLEWLKTNQTTKEPIESYDKYD
- a CDS encoding YybH family protein; amino-acid sequence: MSDNEEIINVIETLFQAGITKDLSILKEIHLNDSKFSSFSDLPPYDLKDYQNTIELEELKFVSISDYSYEIKSPKISIFGDTAIVAMGLIQKGMLVDTKAYTGEHMIITGRATFVLVKQPTWKIVHIHLSKIG
- a CDS encoding zinc-dependent dehydrogenase, yielding MKTASVKEPSVITVDETERPSLGNGDVLVQMNACGICGSDLEKVFGQYGQPSMRLGHEPSGIILDVGSDVVEFKKGDRVFTHHHVPCYDCHLCNHGNETMCPKYYETNLFPCGLSEEYVVPEWNVSHGGILKISDSISFEEAAMIEPLACCVRAWSKFHYHEHDSTAIFGVGPTGMMHVMLAHVKKFSKIFCFDVNGFRLDFAKKFNITDSINSMDENRKQKILDGTGGRGVDVAIVATSSLKALEDAIDMVRKGGTVMMFGVPSKDSQLNLDMSKIYSKEITLVTSYAASDKDTKEALELIESSKIDVKQLITHTYSIVDSQKAFDHAHTGENAMKIIITK